The DNA region GGCCGGCGAGCGCTCGCCCGTATTCGTGCGCCGGCGCTCTGACCGCGCCTATTACTGCTGGTTCCTCTGCCTGCGCCGGCCTGCGGCCTCCGAGGTCGCGCTCTCGGGCCTTGCCTTGCTCGAACTGTCGGGTTCCACGCCGAAAGAGGAAGCCGTGCGGCTCGCGGACCTGTCGGCCGCCCACCTGCCGGCCTTCGCCTCTCAGCCCTACCAGGATGACCGGGCGCCCCAGAACCTCCTGCCCGTCGGGCTGCTCGAAAGTCACCTCCGCCACCTCCTCGGCAACCCTGACCTCCTCCATCGCCTGGCAGTCGAGACCTTCGCCGCGGAGGAGATATGGCTTTAGAGCCCGTCGGACAGGTGATCGGGACCGACGACGCCTTCGCCCTCGACTTCTGGGTGCACGTCGAGGAGGGCCGCTATCTGCAGCTTGACGATGTCGTCACCGTGCCCATCGTCCTGCCCGACGGTCAGTCAGTGACCATTCACGGCGTCGTCGATACGGTCCGCTCGCGGCTCGAGGGTGCGCGTTTCGGCAGCGACGCGAAGCGCGCCCGCGAGGGCATCATGCCCTTCAACGTCGCGAATGCGGCGCACGTGGCCGTCACGCGCGTGGACCCCGAGGTCTTCGTCGCCCCCTTTCCCGGGAGCGACGCCTTCAAGAGCGAAGGCCTCCAGCGTGAGCAAGCCCTCTACTTCGACAAAATGCTCGCCGCTGGCACCGCTTTCTGCGCCGGCTTCTCGCGCGATGGGCAGCTTATGTACGGCAACATCGAGTTCCTCGACGGCACCCGTGGCGCCCACATGAACATCTCCGGCATCAGCGGCGTCGCGACCAAGACCAGCTACGCCCTCTTCCTCCTCTATTCACTCTTCCACTCCGGCGTCCTCCAGGGCCACGGGCCGAATACGAAGGCTATAGTCTTCAACGTGAAGGGGGAGGACCTCCTCTGGCTCGATAAGCCCAATCGTCTCCTGGACGACGGCGCGCGGCGCATGTATGAGAAGGCCGGGCTGCCTGTCGGCCCATTCCGCAGCGTCGCGGTCTGGTCCCCCGTCCGCAAGGGCGACGCGCTGATCGCCGCCGCCGACACCCGCACGGAGGGCGTGCGCGCCTACGCCTGGTCGCTGGCCGACTTCTGCCGCGAGCGCATGCTCCGCTTCCTCTTCGCCGAAGCCGACAGCGAGACCAGCCAGCTGTCCTTCGTCATCCGCCAGGTCGAAGACTGGCTCGCGGACCCGGAGACGATGACGGGGCCCGACGACCGCGGCTTCATGGTCACCTCCGACGGCACCGTCGTGCGGAGCTTCACGGATCTCGCCCACCTGCTCGAGGCCTACATCGACAGCATCGCTTCCCGCGTCGCCCAGGGCACGCAGCAGGCCTTCATCCGCCGCCTCTTCGACGCCGCCGCCACCGCCGGCCACCTCGTCCGGGCGATACCGCCCTCGCTCGCCGACCAGCACCGCATCCGCGTGCTCGACGCCGACGGCGAGTCCAACAAGCAGATCACGGTCATAGACATCAACGGCCTGCCCGACCGGGCGAAGCGCTTCGTAGTCGGCGTGGTCGTCCGCCGCCTCGTGGAGCAGAAGGAGGGCCTCGGCACAGGGCGCCCGCTGGTCTTCGTTGTGCTGGACGAACTGAACAAATACGCGCCCCGCGAGGGCTGGAGCCCGATCAAGGAGGTGGTGCTCGATATTGCGGAGCGCGGCCGCAGCCTCGGCCTCGTGCTCATCGGCGCCCAGCAGACGGCGAGCGAGATCGAGCGTCGGGTGACGGCGAACGCCTCCTTCCGCGTGGCGGGGCGCCTGGACACGGCCGAAGCCGCGCGCGACGAGTACGGCTTTCTCTCCGACGCCGCCCGCGCCCGCGCCTCCATCCTCAAGCCCGGCTCCATGTTCCTCCGCCAGCCGGAGATCCCGGTCCCGCTCCTGGTGCAGTTCCCCTTCCCCGCCTGGGCAACCCGGAAGGACGAAGTCGACCTCTCAGCCGGCGATGGGCTGGGCATTCGCCTGGGGCGGTAGGCATGCGCGTCCTCCACACCGCCGACTGGCACCTGGGCCGCCAGATCCGCGGCCGCTCGCGGCAGGACGAGTTCGAGGCCGTGCTCGCCGAGGTCGCCGCCATCGTGCGGAGCGAACGCGTCGACCTCCTCCTCGTCGCCGGCGACATCTTCGACACCTTCTCGCCCGCGCCGGAGGCCGAAAAGCTCCTGTACGAGACGCTCGAGCAGATGGTGCGCGAGGGAGCCCAGGTGGTGCTCCTCGCCGGCAACCACGACCACGCCCGCCACATGGACGCCCTGACGCGCGTGCTGCGTCTGGCGGGCATACACTGCTTCGGCTCCGTTACGGCCGATCCGGCCCTGGCGCGCGTGGCCATCCCCTCGCGCGACAGGAGCGAGGTGGCGCAAATCGTGGCCCTGCCCTGGGTCCCGGAGCGCTTCACCTTCGACTTCGAGTCTCTTGCCAGGGGCCTCGAAAAGCCCCTCGCCCAGTACGCCGAGCGCATGGAACGGCTCATCCGCCACCTCTGGTCGAAGCCAGACCCGAAGGCGGTCAACATCTTCGCCGGCCACATGCTGATCAGCGGCGCCGAGATCGGCCCCGGCGGCGGCGAGCGCCAGCTCCAGATCGGCCAGAACTTCGCCGTCAAGGCCTCCGCGCTCCCGGACGACGCCGAGTACGTCGCCCTGGGCCACGTGCACAAGCCGCAGCAGATCGCAGCCGCCTCTCGCGTCGAGTACTCGGGCTCGCTCCTCCAACTCGACTTCGGCGAGGCGGACCAGAAGCGCAGCGTCAACCTGGTC from Dehalococcoidia bacterium includes:
- a CDS encoding exonuclease SbcCD subunit D, which gives rise to MRVLHTADWHLGRQIRGRSRQDEFEAVLAEVAAIVRSERVDLLLVAGDIFDTFSPAPEAEKLLYETLEQMVREGAQVVLLAGNHDHARHMDALTRVLRLAGIHCFGSVTADPALARVAIPSRDRSEVAQIVALPWVPERFTFDFESLARGLEKPLAQYAERMERLIRHLWSKPDPKAVNIFAGHMLISGAEIGPGGGERQLQIGQNFAVKASALPDDAEYVALGHVHKPQQIAAASRVEYSGSLLQLDFGEADQKRSVNLVELRPGLPPDVRRLELKGGRPLRNVTVRFADLPRLAEEHAGAYLKVTVELDEFVPALAQKVHDLVPNAVEVTPPKLPAAASGPDPREQRRGLQPHELFASFYRSKRGTDAPAELVRLFNQLLTEAERASP
- a CDS encoding ATP-binding protein codes for the protein MALEPVGQVIGTDDAFALDFWVHVEEGRYLQLDDVVTVPIVLPDGQSVTIHGVVDTVRSRLEGARFGSDAKRAREGIMPFNVANAAHVAVTRVDPEVFVAPFPGSDAFKSEGLQREQALYFDKMLAAGTAFCAGFSRDGQLMYGNIEFLDGTRGAHMNISGISGVATKTSYALFLLYSLFHSGVLQGHGPNTKAIVFNVKGEDLLWLDKPNRLLDDGARRMYEKAGLPVGPFRSVAVWSPVRKGDALIAAADTRTEGVRAYAWSLADFCRERMLRFLFAEADSETSQLSFVIRQVEDWLADPETMTGPDDRGFMVTSDGTVVRSFTDLAHLLEAYIDSIASRVAQGTQQAFIRRLFDAAATAGHLVRAIPPSLADQHRIRVLDADGESNKQITVIDINGLPDRAKRFVVGVVVRRLVEQKEGLGTGRPLVFVVLDELNKYAPREGWSPIKEVVLDIAERGRSLGLVLIGAQQTASEIERRVTANASFRVAGRLDTAEAARDEYGFLSDAARARASILKPGSMFLRQPEIPVPLLVQFPFPAWATRKDEVDLSAGDGLGIRLGR